In Oceaniferula flava, one genomic interval encodes:
- a CDS encoding DUF2959 domain-containing protein has translation MRLILLSSIIPCVLLLSSCSGVYYGAMEKVGFHKRDIMITRVKKARSSEQKAKEVFNSALDEFSAVTGFKGGNLEKQYRRVNKAYLSAEKQAAEVKARHDDVENVSKALFKEWKKEIKQYENVEFKAESSRQLKAAQERYTRLMAAMRRAEKSLDPVLRKFRDHNLFLKHNLNARAIASLEGQVKTTRIEVDRLIREMEAAIAEADTFIKQLEQP, from the coding sequence ATGCGCCTCATCTTACTCAGCTCGATCATTCCCTGCGTCCTTCTCTTATCGTCCTGTTCCGGAGTTTATTACGGAGCGATGGAAAAAGTGGGTTTCCACAAGCGAGACATCATGATTACCCGGGTGAAAAAAGCCCGCAGCAGCGAGCAGAAGGCGAAGGAGGTGTTCAACTCCGCCCTCGATGAGTTCTCGGCAGTGACGGGGTTCAAAGGTGGAAATCTGGAAAAGCAATACCGCCGCGTGAACAAGGCGTATCTGTCGGCCGAAAAGCAAGCCGCCGAGGTGAAGGCACGCCACGACGATGTGGAGAACGTTTCCAAGGCGCTCTTCAAGGAGTGGAAGAAGGAGATCAAGCAGTATGAAAATGTCGAGTTTAAGGCCGAGTCTAGCCGACAGCTCAAGGCCGCCCAAGAGCGCTACACCCGCCTCATGGCCGCCATGCGCCGTGCGGAAAAATCGCTGGACCCGGTGCTGCGCAAGTTCCGCGATCATAACCTCTTCCTGAAACACAACCTCAACGCCCGCGCTATTGCCTCGCTCGAGGGTCAGGTGAAAACCACCCGCATCGAAGTGGATCGATTGATCCGTGAAATGGAGGCTGCCATCGCTGAGGCCGATACCTTCATCAAGCAGCTCGAGCAGCCGTAA
- a CDS encoding YihY/virulence factor BrkB family protein, protein MEKFQQFVTLWARLLYVAAVKWWRRKHADEAAALAFYSLISLVPILLVGVSIASIFVDEQTATRILLTEADKVAGATVHGYFAQILKTDIQWAGSAISPVVGGLLLFFAATKVIAELRKSLGKVFGSPRRKGRKAALSGLAGRLIALIMLVALGIFIASAVVFETMMGVLVNSLNDSPLLLRIASAVSPVISFAGLAFLAAVAMRLLPVRPPKFKEALIGGCASGVLLVGLKVGLAQFLQHTDVGSFYGSALTLVLVLFWIYFAMQTFLYGAELAAELARSRRTEERRIERELEEARLETARLLETQVVPDDEPGGPMKQTSS, encoded by the coding sequence ATGGAGAAGTTCCAACAGTTTGTCACTCTTTGGGCGCGGTTGCTGTATGTGGCCGCGGTGAAGTGGTGGCGGCGGAAACATGCAGATGAAGCCGCGGCCTTGGCATTTTACTCACTGATCTCGCTGGTTCCGATTTTGTTAGTCGGGGTGTCGATCGCCTCGATCTTCGTCGATGAACAAACGGCTACCCGGATCTTACTGACCGAGGCGGACAAGGTGGCCGGCGCCACGGTGCACGGCTACTTCGCCCAGATCCTGAAAACCGACATCCAGTGGGCGGGCTCCGCGATCTCGCCGGTGGTGGGTGGTCTGCTGCTCTTCTTCGCCGCCACCAAGGTGATTGCCGAGCTGCGAAAATCTTTGGGAAAGGTCTTTGGCTCACCTCGCAGAAAGGGGCGCAAGGCTGCGCTTTCAGGGCTTGCGGGGCGGTTGATTGCGCTGATTATGTTAGTGGCTTTGGGCATCTTTATTGCTTCGGCGGTGGTGTTCGAGACCATGATGGGGGTGCTGGTGAACTCGCTCAATGACTCGCCCTTGCTGCTGCGAATTGCCTCGGCGGTGTCGCCGGTAATTTCCTTTGCTGGCCTTGCCTTTTTAGCGGCTGTGGCGATGCGACTGCTTCCGGTGCGACCTCCCAAGTTCAAGGAAGCGCTGATCGGAGGCTGTGCCAGTGGCGTGCTGCTGGTCGGGCTAAAAGTCGGCCTCGCCCAGTTCCTGCAACACACCGATGTGGGAAGCTTTTACGGCAGTGCCCTGACCCTCGTGCTGGTGCTGTTTTGGATTTATTTTGCGATGCAGACTTTCCTCTACGGTGCAGAACTCGCGGCCGAGCTGGCGCGCAGTAGGCGGACCGAGGAACGACGGATTGAGAGAGAGCTGGAAGAAGCCCGACTTGAAACGGCTCGACTGCTGGAAACTCAGGTGGTGCCCGATGATGAACCGGGTGGCCCGATGAAGCAGACGTCGAGCTAG
- a CDS encoding MFS transporter, with protein sequence MAGSHASTPNQELLERNLRLFVWFRAFFNARFYYPVFAVFFTDLGLTMAQFLWLNAIWALTIVIFEVPSGVLADLVGRRKLVIFSALSMAVEMLLLIVAPQHGGWGLFAICAVNRVLSGLAEAAASGADEALAYDSLKLLTDDAGKIEHRWDDTLVAVMRWRSLGGVLAMLVGGFVFDHEGMIAIFGDFPRTISLKLPVILCFVSACVCVLLAFRLTDLGISKKQAGQRTSVVDVGRGMLAAAGWVLKTKWIAALIVAAVLIDAITRTFVTLQSEYFRWIELPEYSFGIIGAGMSLAGVVVPFYVKPLVRKFAPRVNMLIAGGIGVAGLAGVSWLQNGGGIAATFVIMLTLIHVGFLMSRYINRDTPSEQRASILSVNNLTLNIGYGLFSGVFALRLNHVDFGEAIKMLPLVLLVGIGLWFVASRGARKSAQQQGADA encoded by the coding sequence ATGGCAGGTTCTCATGCATCCACTCCGAATCAGGAATTACTAGAAAGAAACCTGCGGCTTTTTGTCTGGTTCCGCGCCTTCTTTAACGCGCGCTTTTACTACCCGGTGTTCGCGGTGTTTTTCACCGACCTCGGCCTAACCATGGCGCAGTTCCTCTGGCTGAACGCGATCTGGGCCCTGACGATTGTGATTTTCGAAGTGCCGTCTGGTGTGCTGGCGGACCTGGTGGGTCGGCGCAAGCTGGTGATCTTCTCCGCGCTGAGCATGGCGGTGGAAATGCTGCTGCTGATTGTGGCTCCGCAGCACGGCGGCTGGGGGCTCTTTGCCATCTGCGCGGTGAACCGAGTGCTCAGTGGACTGGCGGAGGCGGCGGCCAGTGGCGCGGACGAGGCACTGGCTTATGATTCGCTCAAGCTACTCACAGACGATGCGGGCAAGATCGAGCACCGGTGGGACGACACCTTGGTGGCCGTGATGCGCTGGCGATCGCTCGGTGGGGTTTTGGCAATGCTGGTGGGAGGTTTTGTCTTCGACCATGAAGGGATGATTGCCATCTTCGGAGACTTCCCCCGCACCATCAGTCTGAAGCTGCCGGTGATTCTTTGTTTTGTTTCCGCCTGTGTTTGCGTGCTGCTCGCCTTCCGCCTGACCGACCTCGGGATTTCCAAAAAACAAGCGGGTCAACGGACTTCGGTGGTGGATGTCGGGCGCGGCATGCTGGCTGCTGCCGGCTGGGTGCTGAAGACCAAATGGATTGCCGCCTTGATCGTGGCCGCGGTGCTGATCGATGCCATCACCCGCACTTTTGTCACCCTGCAGAGTGAGTATTTCCGTTGGATCGAGCTTCCGGAATACAGCTTTGGCATCATCGGTGCAGGCATGTCGCTGGCCGGCGTGGTGGTTCCGTTTTATGTCAAACCGCTGGTGCGCAAGTTCGCGCCGCGGGTGAATATGCTGATTGCCGGAGGTATCGGAGTCGCTGGTCTGGCTGGAGTTTCATGGCTGCAGAATGGGGGAGGTATTGCCGCTACCTTTGTGATCATGCTGACCCTGATTCACGTGGGCTTTCTAATGAGCCGCTACATCAACCGGGACACGCCCTCGGAGCAACGGGCGTCGATTCTCAGTGTCAACAATCTCACCCTGAACATCGGCTATGGTCTCTTCTCCGGAGTGTTTGCGTTGCGATTGAATCACGTCGATTTTGGCGAGGCGATTAAGATGCTGCCTCTAGTTCTGCTAGTCGGAATCGGGCTTTGGTTTGTGGCGAGTCGCGGCGCTCGCAAGTCCGCCCAGCAGCAGGGTGCCGATGCCTAA
- a CDS encoding Na+/H+ antiporter NhaC family protein produces the protein MNHVRRSGVALLASILLVSSLISAFASGSALAFVWPAVVALATILLLRQAVLGLVAGSFAGCVLLTDGHWGNATLALVQDHFFPSMQGPWRVGAILFTLILGAFTVVIERGGGFESVANKLLGKHAADPRRRLETATGLLGVLCFFDGLANSLLLGRITRPLADRIGVARAKMAYLVDSTSSSIACIAFISTWIATQLSLIQQSIDGRGISESAYALFFQSIPQNFYCLFTLILAALVVWRRWDFGPMKKAKSTPHETSSEVADSTSSIWIALAPIIILSISIVSLFYLWETRPLWPVTSDKLSTAFSGNAGPYALTLGSVIGLLAACFFFPRKRQPELATAVSEGAASMLGPLLILVSAWTFGSILGELGTAKWLASSMSGAFPVDYFPAAIFITGAAISFLTGSSWGTMALLMPLALPAYLDLAPDQPVLLSAVIGAVFSGAVFGDHCSPFSDTTIVSAFACGITAQEHVVTQLPYALLAAAVALGVGFCGLALGLPAWLLLGIGTLLLGGLASAATRHKPKPDSD, from the coding sequence GTGAACCATGTCCGCCGCTCCGGAGTCGCCCTACTGGCCTCCATCCTTCTTGTTAGCTCGCTGATCTCTGCCTTTGCCAGTGGGTCGGCTCTTGCCTTTGTCTGGCCGGCCGTGGTGGCGCTGGCGACTATTCTTCTGCTGCGACAAGCGGTGCTGGGGCTGGTGGCTGGTAGCTTCGCCGGCTGTGTGCTGCTCACCGACGGTCACTGGGGAAATGCAACCCTAGCCCTGGTGCAAGACCACTTTTTCCCATCAATGCAAGGCCCTTGGCGAGTGGGTGCCATTCTGTTCACTCTGATCCTTGGAGCCTTCACGGTGGTGATCGAACGGGGCGGCGGGTTTGAATCGGTGGCGAACAAACTGCTGGGGAAACATGCGGCCGATCCGCGCCGCCGACTCGAAACCGCCACCGGCTTGTTAGGCGTGCTCTGCTTCTTCGATGGCCTGGCCAACAGCCTTCTGTTAGGACGGATCACCCGCCCCTTGGCCGACCGCATCGGTGTCGCTCGCGCGAAGATGGCTTACTTGGTGGACAGCACCAGCAGCTCAATTGCCTGCATCGCCTTCATCTCCACCTGGATCGCCACCCAGCTGAGTCTGATCCAGCAATCCATCGATGGCCGAGGCATCTCCGAGTCCGCCTACGCGCTCTTTTTCCAATCGATCCCGCAGAATTTCTACTGCCTCTTCACCCTCATCCTCGCCGCCCTCGTCGTCTGGCGGCGCTGGGATTTCGGCCCGATGAAAAAGGCCAAGTCCACTCCGCACGAAACAAGCAGTGAGGTGGCCGACAGCACATCCTCCATCTGGATTGCCCTCGCTCCCATCATCATTCTTTCCATCAGCATCGTCTCCCTATTTTACCTTTGGGAAACCCGACCTCTCTGGCCCGTCACCAGCGACAAGCTCTCCACCGCCTTCAGCGGCAATGCCGGTCCCTACGCGCTCACCCTGGGCAGCGTGATCGGTCTGTTAGCCGCTTGTTTTTTCTTCCCGCGGAAACGGCAACCCGAACTGGCCACCGCCGTCAGCGAGGGCGCGGCCAGCATGTTAGGGCCGCTGCTTATTCTGGTGAGCGCCTGGACCTTTGGCTCGATCCTCGGTGAGCTCGGCACCGCAAAGTGGCTGGCCAGTTCGATGAGCGGAGCTTTTCCGGTCGATTATTTCCCCGCCGCCATCTTCATCACCGGAGCGGCGATCAGTTTTCTCACCGGCAGTTCCTGGGGCACCATGGCGTTGCTGATGCCGCTGGCCCTACCCGCGTATCTCGACCTCGCACCCGACCAGCCGGTGCTGCTTTCCGCGGTCATCGGCGCGGTCTTCAGTGGTGCGGTCTTTGGCGATCACTGCAGCCCCTTCAGCGATACCACCATCGTCTCAGCCTTCGCCTGCGGCATCACTGCGCAGGAGCACGTGGTCACTCAGCTGCCTTACGCCCTGCTTGCGGCGGCGGTGGCTTTGGGCGTTGGGTTCTGTGGTTTGGCGCTGGGACTGCCCGCTTGGTTATTGTTAGGCATCGGCACCCTGCTGCTGGGCGGACTTGCGAGCGCCGCGACTCGCCACAAACCAAAGCCCGATTCCGACTAG
- a CDS encoding sialate O-acetylesterase, with protein MAQSVSSSSAAPTTDIIASISGGSTESTIFSEAANSNHARGQLFSLPNGSGSAYQIDAITVKKSGTQAFSNDTLTLRIFRGSQAQWDNGTGHTTSIDGDDYYVGTTATPLRSETFTLNASISDNHYVTFTLATPLVVSEGSDFGFFMTYDQGGSTQDRFRYREGNSGGRTSITTSSHSTSARNFVYFVKGSPITPTGTVTASSSAPSTGVIASSATGSTDTSLYDEDADANHARGQLFALADGSGTAYEISSITVKKSSTQSFSNDLLTLRLFEGSEADWDSGSGHSTATDGDDYYVDTAVDPVHSETFTLNGSYSDGDYITFQLSSPVTVKENTDFGFLMTYEQVGGSQNRFRHYEDTSGGGRISVTTSSHAISSSRRVVHYVQGSPAGDVNPTLVLASPFQDRMVLQRGKAVKVWGTADPNASVSASINGSTVDGTADATGNWQLSLPSQTAGGPYSLVVTSGSTTRTINDVLIGDVWFCFGQSNMVYTLNQMNSWADAYTTAIAANDNIRCLKIDQDGSLTEEESAGMSWLANSSAGTWTAVGSIFAHDLHAATNVPVAIIWAAWGSSSIEGWLPQELTGELPHFDDMMQLYQSISEYRSGDTVADRAENLGYSSNVDAISGIIANGWSSGNNDADIFMRTRPNILYNKMVHPVRNYGISGFIWYQGEANTGAPDYSLYSFALPKLVREYRERFGQGDIPFLGVQLPSYNGTYWPWFRESQDQLLTLNNSYVAVNIDTGISGNIHPTDTSKEKTGGRLALLARKYALGESIVAESPRFEAIAITGNQVTISFSHADGLTTDNGLAPAEFEIAGSDQVFHAATTSSISGSDVILSSTNVASPVAVRYAWSPAPVNDVNLYNGAGLPAAPFRTDSWPLPGIGAKTPLSVDDAYELAMNTTLNVAAGGVLENDIDLNHDPLTATLVSDVSHGTLALQADGSFSYTPHSGFAGTDSFTYQCSNGGLTSETATVTLSVTGVQTSYYGWRSGIAWGSGDDPSIAGDPDHDGIENFLEFALGLDPLVANASGLPTLAPSGSDYLYDFNNAQEGVLYQVLISTDMTSWSDPAFAELTSSDSTPVAIPASMAAEGKMFVRLKVSEE; from the coding sequence TTGGCCCAATCCGTTTCCAGCTCCTCCGCTGCCCCGACCACTGACATCATCGCATCGATCTCCGGTGGCAGCACCGAAAGCACGATCTTCTCCGAGGCAGCAAACTCGAACCACGCCCGTGGCCAGTTGTTCTCGCTACCCAACGGCAGCGGCAGCGCTTATCAGATCGATGCCATCACGGTGAAGAAAAGCGGCACCCAGGCGTTCAGTAACGACACACTCACGCTTCGCATTTTCCGAGGCAGTCAGGCACAGTGGGACAACGGAACGGGCCACACAACCAGCATTGATGGAGATGACTACTACGTCGGCACCACAGCTACCCCGCTGCGCAGTGAAACATTCACCCTGAACGCCTCTATTTCCGATAACCATTACGTCACCTTCACCCTCGCTACCCCTCTGGTCGTCAGCGAGGGCAGCGACTTTGGCTTTTTCATGACCTACGACCAAGGTGGCAGCACTCAAGATCGATTCCGCTACCGTGAAGGCAACAGTGGTGGTCGAACATCCATCACCACCAGCAGTCACAGCACCTCAGCCCGAAACTTCGTTTACTTCGTCAAAGGCAGCCCGATCACCCCGACAGGAACGGTCACAGCCTCGTCCAGCGCTCCGAGCACCGGTGTCATCGCCTCCTCGGCGACTGGCAGCACCGACACCTCACTCTACGATGAAGACGCAGATGCCAATCACGCGCGCGGCCAGCTGTTCGCCCTAGCTGACGGCAGCGGCACCGCCTACGAGATTTCCAGTATCACGGTGAAAAAAAGCAGCACTCAAAGCTTCTCCAATGATCTGCTCACCCTGCGCCTGTTCGAGGGCAGCGAGGCGGACTGGGATAGCGGCAGCGGCCACTCCACGGCCACCGATGGCGACGACTACTATGTCGACACCGCCGTCGACCCGGTGCACAGCGAAACCTTCACTCTCAACGGCAGCTACAGCGATGGCGACTACATCACCTTCCAACTCAGCAGCCCGGTCACGGTCAAAGAAAATACCGATTTCGGCTTTCTTATGACCTACGAACAAGTGGGCGGCAGTCAAAACCGATTCCGCCACTATGAAGACACCAGCGGCGGCGGACGTATTTCCGTTACCACCAGCAGTCACGCCATATCCTCGTCACGCAGGGTCGTTCATTACGTGCAAGGCTCCCCGGCAGGTGATGTTAACCCGACTCTCGTCCTCGCCTCCCCCTTTCAAGACCGAATGGTGCTGCAACGCGGCAAAGCGGTGAAGGTGTGGGGCACGGCCGACCCGAATGCCAGCGTCTCCGCCAGCATCAATGGCTCAACGGTCGATGGCACCGCCGATGCCACGGGAAACTGGCAGCTCAGCCTGCCCTCCCAGACTGCCGGCGGACCTTACAGTCTCGTGGTCACCAGCGGTAGCACCACTCGAACTATCAACGATGTTCTAATCGGCGATGTCTGGTTCTGCTTCGGCCAGTCAAACATGGTCTACACCCTGAACCAGATGAACTCATGGGCCGATGCCTACACGACGGCGATCGCAGCCAACGACAACATCCGCTGCCTGAAAATCGATCAAGACGGGTCACTCACCGAAGAGGAAAGCGCTGGCATGAGCTGGCTGGCCAACTCGTCCGCCGGCACATGGACCGCCGTGGGCTCGATCTTCGCGCACGATCTGCACGCAGCCACCAATGTGCCTGTCGCCATCATCTGGGCCGCTTGGGGCAGTAGCTCGATCGAGGGATGGCTGCCGCAAGAACTCACTGGTGAGCTTCCCCACTTTGACGACATGATGCAGCTCTATCAGAGCATCAGCGAGTATCGCAGCGGCGACACCGTCGCGGACCGGGCGGAAAACCTGGGCTACTCGTCCAACGTCGACGCCATCAGCGGCATCATCGCCAACGGCTGGTCATCGGGGAACAATGACGCTGATATTTTCATGCGCACGCGCCCCAATATTCTCTACAACAAAATGGTTCACCCGGTGCGAAATTACGGCATCTCTGGCTTCATCTGGTATCAAGGTGAAGCCAATACCGGCGCTCCGGATTATTCCCTCTACAGTTTTGCTCTGCCTAAATTGGTCAGAGAATACCGTGAACGCTTCGGCCAGGGAGACATCCCCTTTTTAGGCGTGCAGCTCCCCTCATACAACGGAACCTACTGGCCATGGTTCCGGGAATCCCAAGACCAGCTTCTAACGCTGAATAACAGCTATGTTGCGGTGAATATCGATACGGGGATCTCTGGAAACATTCACCCTACTGATACCAGTAAGGAAAAAACAGGCGGCCGCCTCGCCCTGTTGGCACGCAAATACGCCCTGGGCGAATCCATCGTCGCCGAGAGCCCACGCTTCGAGGCCATCGCAATCACTGGAAATCAGGTGACCATCAGCTTCAGCCATGCCGACGGCTTGACCACCGACAACGGCCTTGCCCCCGCGGAGTTCGAGATCGCCGGTTCGGACCAGGTGTTTCACGCCGCGACCACTTCTTCGATCAGTGGCAGCGACGTCATTCTCAGCTCCACCAATGTCGCATCGCCCGTGGCCGTGCGCTACGCCTGGAGCCCGGCACCGGTCAATGATGTCAACCTCTACAATGGCGCCGGTTTACCTGCCGCCCCCTTCCGCACCGATTCCTGGCCGTTGCCCGGCATCGGTGCCAAGACACCTCTGAGCGTGGACGACGCATACGAGCTCGCCATGAACACCACCCTGAATGTTGCCGCAGGTGGCGTGCTGGAAAATGATATCGATCTCAATCACGACCCCCTGACCGCCACCCTGGTCAGTGACGTCAGTCACGGCACACTTGCCCTGCAAGCGGACGGTTCGTTCAGCTACACCCCGCACAGCGGCTTCGCTGGCACCGATAGCTTCACCTACCAGTGTTCCAACGGAGGACTGACCTCGGAGACCGCTACGGTCACCCTCAGCGTGACTGGCGTCCAGACAAGCTACTACGGCTGGCGGAGCGGCATCGCCTGGGGAAGTGGCGACGACCCCAGCATCGCCGGCGACCCGGACCACGACGGCATTGAAAACTTCCTCGAGTTCGCCCTCGGTCTCGACCCTCTGGTGGCCAATGCCAGTGGCCTCCCCACCCTCGCCCCCAGCGGCAGTGATTACCTCTACGATTTCAACAACGCTCAAGAAGGAGTGCTCTATCAGGTGCTGATCTCCACCGACATGACAAGTTGGAGCGACCCCGCTTTTGCCGAACTCACCAGCAGTGATTCCACCCCGGTTGCCATCCCTGCAAGCATGGCTGCTGAGGGAAAAATGTTTGTCCGCCTGAAAGTCAGCGAGGAATGA
- a CDS encoding PEP-CTERM sorting domain-containing protein codes for MKSKNTTILSLALATALTTTATHAAVVLQYDSLLPASDGSDSALSIVGTTDASFVSAPASNSVLGSNVAGGFVHGSQNQVDGAGDQNDMLFRFGSNAGGSGVLSGTVSDSLAAGAYIQFSFTAAQDLTLDQLSFKLFNNSNNSNSYSAREAGLFVDIDGSGYSQFGSTFDSATNNGNQGTVTFNDNVAVSSGEVVTYRLAFTDRTRTNNDLQAATRIGDVQISAVPIPEPSSAALLGLSGLAFILRRRR; via the coding sequence ATGAAATCCAAGAATACCACAATACTCTCGCTCGCACTGGCGACAGCCCTCACCACGACGGCCACCCATGCCGCTGTTGTTTTACAGTATGACAGTCTCTTACCAGCTTCCGACGGATCTGATTCGGCTCTAAGCATCGTCGGAACCACCGATGCCAGTTTCGTCTCAGCCCCCGCCAGTAACAGCGTTCTAGGCAGCAATGTCGCGGGCGGGTTTGTCCATGGCAGCCAAAACCAAGTCGACGGTGCAGGCGACCAAAACGACATGCTCTTCCGCTTTGGTAGCAACGCAGGCGGCAGTGGCGTGCTCTCTGGCACGGTCAGCGACTCTCTCGCAGCCGGTGCTTACATCCAATTTAGTTTCACCGCCGCCCAAGACCTCACCCTCGACCAGCTATCCTTCAAACTGTTCAATAACTCCAATAACAGCAATAGCTACTCCGCACGCGAGGCCGGGCTCTTTGTCGACATTGACGGGAGCGGTTATTCGCAATTCGGATCAACCTTCGATAGCGCGACGAATAATGGCAACCAGGGCACTGTGACCTTTAATGACAATGTCGCCGTCTCCAGTGGTGAAGTGGTGACCTACCGACTCGCGTTCACCGATCGAACCCGCACCAACAACGACCTTCAGGCCGCCACCCGCATTGGCGACGTGCAAATCTCAGCCGTGCCCATTCCCGAGCCCTCATCGGCAGCCCTGCTCGGCCTGAGCGGCCTGGCTTTCATCCTCCGCCGACGGAGATAG
- a CDS encoding TlpA family protein disulfide reductase: protein MNIKNHRLAAFASLAFGFAAANTLLPTAYAQAPQAAQLKVGDALPADALADVTWVQGTPVAQLNEPGKVYMLECWATWCGPCIAAIPHVNALHGKYADKGLVIIGMNVWEDGLEKAQKFVAKKGDAMAYRVAFSGGRKSPFADKVMKPAGVTGIPRALVVKDGKLVLSIHPRQIDDALVESLLDNSFDPQAFALQQQDAAQRKAAFTAKLRPLQRAGDWEGVKKLAATLDDSESIKFSLTLHADLATNNWPALIATRKDIQNNRYKGRYNTHMIDVSVAREGALSEEAKSYADIALADYAVPNADDKPAKRTEHHFTKARLLYMAGDVASSKKELALAKESIAKIDNQGSAKYYTTVVGNAIKAVDQGSFPDYRKLLRP from the coding sequence ATGAACATAAAAAACCACCGCCTCGCTGCGTTCGCCTCTTTGGCATTCGGATTCGCGGCAGCGAATACCCTCCTCCCCACCGCTTACGCCCAGGCCCCTCAAGCCGCCCAACTGAAGGTCGGCGATGCCCTACCGGCCGACGCCCTGGCTGATGTCACCTGGGTGCAGGGCACTCCCGTGGCTCAGCTGAACGAGCCGGGGAAAGTTTACATGCTGGAATGCTGGGCCACCTGGTGCGGTCCATGCATCGCCGCCATCCCCCACGTCAACGCCCTGCACGGCAAATACGCCGACAAAGGACTGGTCATCATCGGCATGAACGTCTGGGAGGACGGACTGGAAAAGGCGCAGAAATTCGTCGCGAAAAAAGGCGACGCCATGGCCTACCGCGTGGCCTTTTCCGGAGGACGGAAGTCACCCTTTGCCGACAAGGTCATGAAACCCGCCGGCGTGACTGGCATCCCCCGCGCGCTGGTGGTCAAGGACGGCAAACTGGTGCTGAGCATTCACCCTCGCCAGATCGATGACGCCTTGGTTGAAAGCCTGCTCGACAACAGCTTCGACCCTCAGGCATTTGCTCTGCAGCAGCAAGACGCCGCTCAACGCAAAGCCGCTTTCACCGCCAAGCTGCGCCCGCTGCAACGCGCCGGCGATTGGGAAGGTGTGAAAAAGCTCGCCGCCACTCTGGACGACAGCGAATCGATCAAATTCAGCCTCACCCTGCACGCCGACCTCGCGACCAACAACTGGCCCGCCCTGATCGCCACCCGCAAAGACATTCAGAACAATCGTTACAAGGGACGCTACAACACCCACATGATCGATGTTTCCGTAGCCCGCGAAGGCGCTTTAAGCGAGGAAGCGAAAAGCTACGCTGACATCGCACTGGCCGACTACGCGGTGCCTAATGCCGATGACAAACCGGCCAAGCGCACCGAACACCACTTCACCAAAGCCCGCCTGCTCTACATGGCTGGCGATGTGGCTAGCAGCAAAAAAGAGCTCGCCTTGGCGAAAGAATCGATCGCCAAAATCGATAATCAGGGTTCTGCGAAATACTACACCACCGTAGTCGGCAACGCGATCAAGGCCGTGGACCAGGGATCATTTCCCGACTACCGCAAGTTGCTACGACCGTAA
- a CDS encoding glycosyltransferase, with protein MIPELLHQAQRGIHCLRGYVHPRMIASYFELRDRPLPEDSSRRNLAVYDFHHIDIDNVMGRYLFHLVRDFFSLGYYPAYTDRFKFLASVHRKRYKRLLLDIPFHTVPKNQLPDRDFIYITDHPTKAPTNAEAIIRISYDKRRKSDTSEFEFPFFVHPAVTVSNYFPPRPDTSSARDIRLFFAGNTRSKQYSKGNVRGKFNMMPRNEVLEITKAHFGAVDCKDVACEQDLRTPSDHFFQCVESSRHRIPSNEWLPILSRADFFLCCPGVAMPLCHNLIESLACGTIPIIEYGHFLDPHLVHGENCLTFHDRASLKRALDLASVMPPAAVRIMRENALDYYHRHLAEGRFAEKLLTAGQPESTVLLNAYRIPRPSPSSAEALHATRQPTHAASKPSQLVPSTSLL; from the coding sequence ATGATCCCGGAACTTCTTCATCAAGCGCAACGCGGCATCCACTGCCTGCGCGGCTACGTGCACCCACGGATGATTGCCTCGTATTTCGAGCTGCGCGACCGACCTCTCCCCGAGGACTCCTCGCGACGTAATCTGGCGGTCTACGATTTCCATCACATCGATATCGACAATGTCATGGGCCGCTACCTCTTCCACCTGGTGCGCGACTTCTTCTCGCTTGGCTATTACCCCGCCTACACCGATCGGTTCAAGTTCCTCGCCAGCGTGCATCGCAAGCGCTACAAGCGCCTGTTGCTCGATATTCCCTTCCATACGGTGCCCAAGAATCAGCTGCCCGATCGAGACTTCATCTACATCACCGACCACCCCACCAAAGCACCGACCAATGCCGAGGCGATCATCCGGATCAGCTATGATAAACGTCGAAAATCGGACACCAGCGAGTTCGAGTTCCCTTTTTTCGTCCATCCGGCGGTCACCGTGAGCAATTATTTCCCACCGCGCCCGGACACCTCCAGCGCCCGCGACATCCGCCTCTTTTTCGCCGGCAACACCCGCTCCAAGCAATATTCGAAGGGCAATGTGCGAGGCAAATTTAACATGATGCCGCGCAACGAAGTGCTGGAGATCACCAAGGCGCACTTTGGAGCAGTCGATTGCAAAGACGTCGCCTGTGAGCAAGACCTGCGGACGCCATCGGATCATTTTTTTCAATGTGTGGAATCCAGCCGTCATCGCATTCCCAGCAATGAGTGGCTACCCATATTGAGCCGGGCCGACTTCTTTCTCTGCTGCCCGGGCGTCGCCATGCCACTCTGCCACAACCTGATCGAAAGCCTCGCCTGTGGCACCATCCCCATCATCGAATACGGCCACTTCCTCGATCCGCACCTGGTGCATGGCGAGAACTGCCTGACCTTCCACGATCGGGCGTCGCTCAAGCGCGCCCTCGATCTCGCCAGCGTCATGCCACCTGCCGCAGTGCGCATCATGCGGGAGAATGCTCTCGACTACTACCACCGCCACCTGGCCGAAGGCCGCTTCGCGGAAAAGCTGCTGACCGCGGGGCAGCCGGAGTCGACCGTGCTACTGAACGCCTACCGGATACCGCGTCCTTCCCCTTCATCGGCTGAAGCATTACATGCCACCCGCCAACCGACCCATGCCGCTTCAAAGCCAAGTCAGCTCGTCCCCAGCACGTCCCTCCTTTAA